In the genome of Helicovermis profundi, the window AATAAAGAAGACTTATATATGACTGTTGTAGATTACCTATTAATCACTCTTGAATTTGAGCTAAATAATTTTACAGCGTCACTTTCGAAAGGGTATTTTTGGGAAGTTATAAAAACCTGGCTTCTTAAAAAAGTAATGATCTCTATTAAAGACAAAGACATAGGAAATTTTTTCAGTAAACTTTCTCAGTACAATACTTCAAGTGAAATGAGCTTAATCGAAAAAAATATAAAAGCCAAAGTAAGAAATGACTTTAGAAGTGTATTTGATATTGGAGTAAAAAAAGGCGCTATCAGAAGTGACCTTCCAATGGATTTTTTATTTACACTACATTTAAATTTGGTTATTACAACTCATCAATGGATTT includes:
- a CDS encoding TetR/AcrR family transcriptional regulator is translated as MPNSRFYKLDQEKKDLIIRTALKEFSIKSFNQASINQISKNAGLSAGNLYYYFENKEDLYMTVVDYLLITLEFELNNFTASLSKGYFWEVIKTWLLKKVMISIKDKDIGNFFSKLSQYNTSSEMSLIEKNIKAKVRNDFRSVFDIGVKKGAIRSDLPMDFLFTLHLNLVITTHQWISANWNLFENNDMSTEEIKQFVDNAIELIKSAMQPIN